In Leptospira neocaledonica, a single genomic region encodes these proteins:
- a CDS encoding alpha/beta hydrolase — protein sequence MKNIYLISGLGADERVFRNIDFRGENPKHIRWINPFINESLESYSKRLLNQIESKNELILIGVSFGGIIASEIAKHVIAKKIIIISSIKSSFEKPLIYRIINFSGLINLIPSFLLKLYNPILAYFFGISSLEDKELLKSFLSKTDGRFIKWALKSILKWNNEMYPPYLFHIHGSNDMLFPSRLIGQVILIADGGHFMVLNKAEEISLKLREILKD from the coding sequence GTGAAAAATATATATCTGATCAGCGGCTTAGGGGCTGATGAAAGAGTTTTTCGAAATATTGATTTTAGAGGTGAAAATCCAAAGCATATTCGTTGGATAAATCCTTTTATAAATGAATCTCTCGAAAGTTATTCAAAAAGACTTCTAAATCAGATAGAATCTAAGAATGAGTTAATTTTGATCGGGGTTTCTTTTGGCGGAATAATTGCGAGTGAAATTGCTAAACATGTTATAGCAAAGAAAATCATTATCATTTCGAGTATTAAATCTAGTTTTGAAAAACCGTTAATTTATCGTATTATTAACTTTTCGGGATTAATAAATTTAATTCCATCATTTTTACTGAAACTTTATAATCCAATTCTGGCTTATTTCTTTGGGATTTCATCATTAGAAGATAAAGAGTTATTAAAAAGTTTTCTTTCTAAAACTGACGGAAGATTTATAAAATGGGCTCTTAAGTCCATATTAAAATGGAATAATGAAATGTATCCACCTTACTTGTTTCATATTCATGGAAGCAACGATATGTTATTTCCGAGTAGATTGATAGGTCAGGTGATATTGATAGCTGATGGGGGACATTTTATGGTTCTTAATAAAGCAGAAGAAATATCTCTGAAACTAAGAGAGATTTTAAAAGATTAG
- a CDS encoding DUF4145 domain-containing protein, translated as MTNLNPQLELPRCPHCQVARPNLSSVFHFESRDHAGADLRRWRVYNCTSCGGLTTAYALNFNQTVIDSFPKSMMVDDDIPERPRHFLQQALDSLHAPSGSIMLSASCVDSMLKMKGYNEGNLYSRIDKAAQNHLITNDMAAWAHEVRLDANDQRHADENASLPTIEDAKRVIDFVISFGQYLFVLPAKIQRGLKHN; from the coding sequence ATGACAAATTTAAACCCACAATTAGAACTTCCGCGTTGCCCACACTGCCAAGTAGCCAGACCAAACCTATCATCTGTGTTTCATTTTGAATCAAGAGATCACGCAGGTGCTGATCTGAGAAGATGGCGAGTTTATAATTGCACGAGTTGCGGGGGACTCACAACTGCTTATGCTCTAAATTTTAATCAAACGGTAATAGACTCATTTCCAAAATCAATGATGGTTGATGATGACATACCAGAAAGACCTAGACATTTTTTACAACAAGCTCTAGATTCTTTACACGCTCCCTCCGGATCTATAATGTTATCCGCGAGTTGTGTTGATTCTATGTTAAAAATGAAGGGTTATAATGAAGGTAATCTATACAGTCGTATTGATAAAGCAGCGCAAAATCACCTAATTACCAATGATATGGCTGCATGGGCACATGAAGTAAGACTTGATGCTAATGATCAACGTCACGCAGACGAAAATGCTTCGTTACCAACTATAGAAGATGCAAAACGGGTAATAGATTTCGTAATATCTTTCGGTCAATATTTATTTGTCCTTCCTGCAAAAATCCAAAGAGGATTGAAGCATAACTAA
- a CDS encoding c-type cytochrome — protein MYRPNFLKRLNTYLINFMILMVISNCDIFSPKKEQAQIELTSTSGRVGIIRDGKTIYKESGCELCHSLNGERLVGPPLNGIYGRTITLNTGEKITGNFDYIKESILDPNKLIVSGYPPAMPNYTGRITADEMEKLINYIRGF, from the coding sequence ATGTATAGACCCAATTTTTTAAAAAGACTGAATACTTATCTAATAAATTTTATGATTCTTATGGTGATTTCGAATTGCGATATTTTCTCTCCTAAGAAAGAACAGGCGCAAATAGAATTAACGTCTACTAGTGGGCGCGTTGGGATAATTCGGGATGGTAAGACCATATACAAAGAATCGGGTTGTGAGCTCTGTCATTCATTGAATGGTGAACGATTGGTCGGCCCTCCTTTAAATGGGATTTATGGCAGAACTATAACTTTAAACACTGGGGAAAAAATTACAGGCAACTTCGACTATATAAAGGAGTCGATCTTGGATCCTAATAAATTAATAGTAAGTGGTTATCCGCCTGCGATGCCAAATTATACTGGTAGAATTACCGCCGATGAAATGGAGAAGTTAATTAACTATATAAGAGGATTTTAA
- a CDS encoding DUF2442 domain-containing protein: MISSVSEAKAQKIWFDEDNLWLSLYDGRTLSVPLAYFPRLRKASKEQLQKFEISGGGIGLHWDDIDEDISVPGLLLGNGDLTQHNKIA, encoded by the coding sequence ATGATTTCTTCGGTATCTGAAGCAAAGGCCCAAAAGATTTGGTTTGATGAAGATAATCTTTGGTTGTCTCTATATGATGGCAGAACTCTATCAGTACCTCTCGCATACTTTCCTAGATTAAGAAAAGCTAGTAAAGAGCAACTTCAAAAGTTTGAAATTAGCGGGGGAGGGATAGGGCTTCATTGGGATGATATCGATGAAGATATTAGTGTCCCTGGCTTACTTCTCGGTAATGGTGATCTTACCCAACACAATAAGATTGCATAA
- a CDS encoding DUF4160 domain-containing protein, whose product MPKVFERNGFKFFFFANEGNPREPVHIHVRKGEKLAKFWLKPNVLLDDNYGFSSKELNWIEEEIEKNLDIIQGKWNDFFGI is encoded by the coding sequence ATGCCTAAGGTTTTCGAGAGAAATGGATTTAAATTCTTCTTTTTTGCGAATGAGGGAAATCCGAGAGAACCAGTTCACATTCATGTAAGAAAGGGAGAGAAATTAGCTAAATTCTGGTTAAAGCCAAATGTTTTATTGGATGATAATTACGGATTCAGTTCAAAAGAGTTAAATTGGATTGAAGAAGAGATTGAAAAGAATTTAGATATAATTCAAGGTAAATGGAATGATTTCTTCGGTATCTGA
- a CDS encoding HigA family addiction module antitoxin gives MNKRKPTHPGEILLEDVIKPLGLTITEAAKDLDVSRKTLSEIVNGKSPVTPEMAVRIAIATNTSAESWLNMQTKLDLWTAMQEKPKNIIKFPISA, from the coding sequence ATGAATAAAAGAAAACCTACTCATCCTGGTGAGATTTTATTAGAAGATGTGATAAAGCCTCTAGGATTAACTATAACTGAGGCTGCGAAAGATTTAGATGTGTCTCGTAAAACTCTTTCAGAAATTGTGAATGGAAAAAGTCCTGTTACGCCTGAAATGGCTGTGAGAATTGCTATTGCTACAAATACTTCTGCAGAGAGCTGGCTGAATATGCAGACCAAATTAGATTTGTGGACCGCGATGCAGGAAAAACCTAAAAATATAATTAAATTTCCTATTTCAGCATAG
- a CDS encoding type II toxin-antitoxin system HigB family toxin: MHIISWKKISDFVIKHPNSGPSLKGWFKIVQNTDFKDFNELRKVFKSADQVGKFTVFNISGNNFRLISAIHYNRKKVFIRHVLTHSEYDKGKWKEE; the protein is encoded by the coding sequence GTGCATATAATTAGTTGGAAAAAGATCTCAGATTTTGTAATTAAGCATCCAAACTCGGGACCTTCTCTTAAAGGTTGGTTTAAGATAGTTCAAAATACGGATTTTAAAGATTTCAACGAACTTAGAAAAGTATTTAAAAGTGCAGATCAGGTGGGAAAATTTACAGTCTTTAATATTAGCGGAAACAATTTTAGATTAATTTCTGCAATTCATTATAATAGAAAGAAAGTCTTCATTCGGCATGTTTTAACACATTCGGAATATGATAAGGGAAAATGGAAGGAGGAATAA